The nucleotide window TATGTGTCCAAATCTCGAACCATTTTCATCGTTTGATTTCTCGCGTTGAGATCTTTGAAACAAGACCCCATGTTAATAGGTTTTGATGAACTTATTTcaaaacaagaaaaagaaaaactagaagaaaaaaagaaagaaagaaaaacaaaatcagaaaaacaaaaataaataaaaacggCAACCAAAAGACAAGAAAAAACCGGAGCCTAGAAGCAAGGTTGTTATTTTTCACTTTTCCCCTTTCCAAGGAGCACATATTTTGGCCTGAGTTGTCCTTCTTGTATAATCAAATCTTAGCTTCTCGTGAAAGCACATGTTTTTTCCTTTTCCGTGTGTTTCTTGCGGAAGCAGATCTGTTCTTTCTGGAGAAACAAACATGTGCTTCTCGTGAAAGCAGTCATGGAAGAAAATATGTTCTTCCAGAAGAAGCATATTTTTTATAAGAAGCACATCTATGATTTCACAAGATGCAAATTCATGCTTCTCATGGAAGCACACAGTTTTTCGGAGAAGCACAGCCGTGGTTCGCAAAAAAACAAAGCAATTGTTTTTTCTCCAACATAGTGAAACCTGGCAAAAActgaaaagccaaaaaaaatcaaaagaaaaattCAAACCCAAAAGAACTTTTACAAAAAAAATAGAAATTCAGAAAGAGTGCCGACCATGCGACACGTAATGGCAGCTGGGCGCACTACTTGATGCGCTCGCGTGAGTGACCCTTGCAGAAGCCCCGCAAAGGGTAACCTTTGGATAGTTGCTCTGGTTGTCTACCGACAACGAAGAAATCAACGATTAAGGCGTCAAATAAGTGTTGACATGAAAATGACGAGTCATCATCAGTGATTAATTATGCCACATGCAGATGCGCCCTAAACGGACCCAATAAATAGTCATACATTGCCAAAAATAGTAACACCATTAAATCAGGTCACCTTGCAAAAAGAAATCATGTTGTCATGTAAGTAATCACATAATCCATAAATATAAAGTACGAATATATATTCACATATTGCCTAACCTAGAACAAGGTAGAATCAGATATTGAATAAACTAGAACATGTTAGCTATGTAGACAATGAGATGACAGTGTGGGTTGAGTCGGCAATCGCCTATGGCGAAGTCGGAGTTGTTTGCTCAGAGTTTAGGGATGGCGATGATGCCTTCTTAGGGGTAAGTGATGATGATGCCATCTGCGTGCTATCTCGGCGAGTCCCTCTTTGGAGTGGTGTGCCTGGGGTATCTTGTGTGTGCTGCTCAGTGATTGGGATGGGTTTCGTCTGCTTTTCATAATTAACCGCACACTTCAGTTTTCGCCCGCTTTTGCTTAATTAACTAAACAACTTTTTTCTTACTAATGAATGCAGAAATTCTGTCTTTTAAAAAACTAAGTAGAAATAATAGTGTATTGACTGAAATAGGATAGAGTCAAGCCTGAAAAAATTACCAACATAAAGAGTGAATTACACTACAAATATATTGCTCcttagtgatctaaacactcttatatttttATATAGAGAAACTATTATTCATTCTGCAACAAACAATCGTCCAATTATTTTTGAACAAGTCTCCTTAGTTCTTCCTTCAGATGTTAACAACCCAATGGCAGTGATGATGCTGCGTCATTGGCTTAGCAATCTCCAGCCGCAGCTGCGGCCGCGGCAGCGGCCTCCGCCTGCTTCATCTTGGCGAGCTCGACCAGCCTCGTCGGGACGTCCGCCATGACCGCCTTGGCCGCGTCCAACTCACCAAAGCGCTCCAACCACGCTGCCAGAAGCGGGACCCTGCCGGCATCGAAGAGCATCGTACCGGAGAGCGCCTCCGTCCCGTAGACCCACGGCACGGCCCCGCCCAGCACGACGTCGACGTACCCGACGTTGTCGCCGCCGAAGAAGCTCCCGCCCTTGGAGCACTCCTTGAGGCCCCCCTCCAGGACATCCACCGCCGCCAGCGTCTGCTCCATCCCCTCGGCCTTCTCCGCCTCGGTCTTAGCCCTGAACACCTTTTGCCATGGCGCCACCAGCTGCACGTACGTACGCCAACATACATGTATTAACATCTCCGACCTGGCTGAATTTCATCATCCATAACGTAATTACACAACGGTGCACCTCGTCCATGATGAAAGCTGCCCAGAAGCGGGCGACGGCGCGTTCGTGGGGGTCGGCGGGGAGGAGGGGCGGCCCGGCGAAGGCCTCGTCGACGTACTGCACGATGACCAGCGACTCGCAGACGGGCCTGCCGTTGTGGATGAGCACGGGCACCGCCTTGTGCACGGGGTTGGAGCGCAGGAGGAGGTCGCTCTTGCTGCCGAGGTCCTCGTCGACGTTCTCGAAGCTCACACCCTTGAAGCTGAGAGCAAGCTGCGCTCGCAGGACGAACGGGCTCGCCCACGTGCCCAGCAGCTtcacctcttcttcttcgccTCCGGCCATCTTGTGGTACTCTTACTACTACTTGTGTGTGCGTGTGATCCAAGTTCTGAACTGAACTCTAGTAGTAATTTGGTTGTCCCATGTGTTCGTGTTGAAGGGAAGCTAGCTGTGTGTATATGCTGAACTTATCCATGACCAGATCGGTTGAAGAGTAGGACTTGTTATTTTCCACTTGAATGTTTGACCAGCTGATCGGTTGCTTCACTAGTAAGAGTAGGACTTGTGGTCTGCTGGTACGTACATGCGCGCGAAACTTCTGCTGGTCCGTGGCATGCATGTATGCCAGCTTCTCCATCTCGCAGGCTCCCACGAGGAACGTACGTACTCCGAAAGAACACTCTCTCCTCGTATTGGACTTTTCACGCACGCACTCGAATCATAAGTTTCTTGCAGCTGGAGCTGGCAAGCTTTCACACATAAAAATTGCTATTCAAGCTGAAGCGGAAGCGATTGAAGGTGGCAAGGTGCAGGGCAATGTGGGAGTATATATTATATAGAGTCGTGCTTGAGCCTGACTCCATTAACTTGGTCCAAGCACTTGACTTAGAAAAAACTGAAACTTCAACTATTACGGAACAGGGGAGTGCTTCCTCCGTAAAGTAATATTAGAGCGTCTAGATCATTAAAGTAATGTTCTCAAtgcttttatattagtttacataGGGAGTATAAAAGAAGGCATTGAGGACAAGATTAAAATGCCAACAAGATATACAAAATGGATAAACAACTTGTATGTATCTAGTAAGAAATATGCAACCGAGCAAAAACGTATTGAGTAGGTAATTTTTTAAATGTTTCTAAAAAAGATAATGTATAAATGACAAACAGATGATCAACTCGAGGGTTGGAGGAACTTGGAGAACTCGCAGGGGAGAAAGGACATGGGTGCTTCGGACCTTTTTCTTGTTAAGTCACCGTCGTCAGTTTCAAGGCCCTCCATTCCATTGATATATTTAGAGAATGAATCCACGGTCTTGGTCTTCATGTTAATGACGACCACCCACATCTTCTTGAGCGCCCATTCAAACTCGCTCATAAGGAAGTGCACTTTATGTGGGTTGTCGATGTTCACTTGAGGGAACATGAGGATGTCACGAGGGAGACACTCAGAAGAGTTGAGCGACCAGAGCTCATCCGAGGTGATCTTGTAGTCCTCGTTCCACACCATTTGGCCCGACGTGAGGGTCACGAGGGTGTGGCAGGTGATAGTGAAGCCAGCACCGGGTTTAAGTGGTCCGTAGCCAACGCGTCATTatcgaaaaaggctttcgccccgttttataaataaagcaaaccaCCACAGAGCACACAAATAAGGACAAGTTCACACGCACCCAAGCCTTACAAACAAGAGGAAGGTTCTGCTGAGGGCACAGCTCAACAAGCCCAAAAAAGAAAGAgacaaaaacaaaaagaaaagggCGGGTGGGCCAGGGGCCCAGGGGCCCAACAACCGACTAGTCGGGatccggcggtggcggcgggggcggcggcgacaggCGGACAACCATCGAGCGAAGGTCGGCGATGAAGGCTGAGATGGCGTCGCGGTCCTGGGGCGGCTAAGCGGCCGCCAAAGCTGCAAGAAACCAGACAGTTTGAAGATAGCGTCAGTAGCTCGTCGAAGAGGAACGCGCTGGATCACAAGCTTATTGCGGATCGTCCATAGGGTCCAAGCGAGGACACCGATCTCAAGCCACCTAATGTGGCGAGAAGACAAGGGGGAGGACTGGAGCTCGTCAAATAAGTCGGGGAAGTTGGTGTGACACCAATTTCCGCCCACCACGTCACGGAAACAACTCCAAACGAATCGCGCGGAGACGCATGAGAAGAAGATATGATTCGAGTCCTCGGGAACGCCGCAAAGAGGGCAGAGGCCGGATCCCGGGCCATTGCGCTTGCGGACCTCAACGCCAGACGGGAGTCGACCACGAATCCACTGCCACATGAAGATCCGGATTTTCAGGGGCAGGCGGATGGACCACACCGTCACAAGGGGAGGAGGGGCGGAGGAGGGAGCGATGGCCTGGTATAGAGACCTAGTGGAGAATTGCCCCGAAGGTTCGAGGCGCCATCTCACCCGGTCAAGGTCACTATCAACCACCGGTTCGTGAAGAGCAACGCAGTCCAGCAACGCACGCCAGGCGGCGGATTCCGGAGGGCCAAAGGGCCTCCGAAAAGCAAGGCGCCCTAGGTCAATAAGGGCCCTCTCAACCGAGATCAGGGGTTCTACCGCGATGGAGAAGAGGTCGGGGAAGCGTGCAGCGAAGGGGGAATCTCCAGCCCATCTGTCAAACCAGAACAGAGTCGCCGATCTGGAGCCCACCGAGATGGATGCCCCGATGCGAAGGACCGGGAGCAGCTGGACGACCGACTGCCAGAACTGAGAGCCACCAGATCTCCGACAAAACGCGAGGGGTTGGCCTCGCAAATATTTGTTCCGAATGATGTTAAGCCAGAGACCCCCCTGGCCCTGCGAAATCCGCCAGAGCCAACGGGAAAGGAGGGTGATATTCATGCGT belongs to Triticum urartu cultivar G1812 chromosome 7, Tu2.1, whole genome shotgun sequence and includes:
- the LOC125522287 gene encoding probable glutathione S-transferase GSTU6 → MAGGEEEEVKLLGTWASPFVLRAQLALSFKGVSFENVDEDLGSKSDLLLRSNPVHKAVPVLIHNGRPVCESLVIVQYVDEAFAGPPLLPADPHERAVARFWAAFIMDELVAPWQKVFRAKTEAEKAEGMEQTLAAVDVLEGGLKECSKGGSFFGGDNVGYVDVVLGGAVPWVYGTEALSGTMLFDAGRVPLLAAWLERFGELDAAKAVMADVPTRLVELAKMKQAEAAAAAAAAAGDC